The proteins below are encoded in one region of Epinephelus lanceolatus isolate andai-2023 chromosome 7, ASM4190304v1, whole genome shotgun sequence:
- the igfbp7 gene encoding insulin-like growth factor-binding protein 7: protein MKSFIFLLSLVPVLLSVRVSAGPSCGPCDPAQCAPVPVDGCAAGSLLDACGCCTVCASAEGEVCGGRRAAARRCGPGLECVKSDEDNKKKLGVCVCKSNYEVCGTDGVTYKSGCALKKASASAEKEGKEPISVQNKGRCASAPVIVTPPGEVYNVSGSQVYLSCEAVGVPTPVLTWKKVLSGRKRMELLPGDRDNLAIQTRGGPEKHEVTGWVLISPLTKEEEGSYECHATNSQGEASAIGTIHLVESLDDIVKKVTKDGEL from the exons ATGAAGTCCTTCATCTTCCTTCTGTCTCTGGTTCCGGTTCTGCTCTCGGTCCGGGTCTCAGCGGGTCCGAGCTGCGGACCGTGTGACCCGGCTCAGTGCGCTCCGGTCCCGGTGGACGGCTGTGCTGCCGGCTCTCTGCTGGACGCCTGCGGCTGCTGCACCGTGTGCGCCTCCGCGGAGGGAGAGGTGTGCGGTGGGCGCCGCGCGGCAGCGCGCCGCTGCGGCCCCGGGCTGGAGTGCGTCAAAAGCGACGAGGACAATAAGAAGAAGCTGGGAGTGTGCGTGTGTAAGAGCAACTATGAGGTCTGCGGCACCGACGGAGTCACGTACAAGAGCGGTTGCGCGCTGAAGAAAGCCAGTGCGAGCGCAGAGAAAGAAGGCAAAGAGCCCATCAGCGTCCAGAACAAGGGCCGCTGCGCCTCAG CTCCAGTCATTGTCACCCCTCCAGGTGAGGTCTACAACGTGAGCGGCTCTCAGGTGTACCTGAGCTGCGAGGCGGTGGGTGTGCCCACACCTGTCCTGACCTGGAAGAAG GTCCTCAGCGGGAGGAAGAGGATGGAGCTTCTTCCTGGAGACAGAGACAACCTCGCAattcagaccagaggaggaCCAGAGAAACATGAAGTGACCGGCTGGGTGCTG ATCTCCCCTCtgaccaaagaagaagaaggatcGTATGAGTGTCACGCCACCAACTCTCAAGGAGAGGCTTCAGCTATCGGTACGATTCACCTGGTCGAGTCCCTCGATGACATCGTCAAGAAAG TGACAAAGGACGGCGAGCTGTGA